One Delphinus delphis chromosome 3, mDelDel1.2, whole genome shotgun sequence genomic region harbors:
- the TCF3 gene encoding transcription factor E2-alpha isoform X9: MNQPQRMAPVGTDKELSDLLDFSMMFPLPVANGKSRPTSLAGAQFGSSGLEDRPSSGSWGTGEQNSSSFDPSRTYGDGAHFSESHGTLASSTFLGPGLGGKGGERGAYTPFGRDAGVGSLTQASFLPSELALSSPGPLSPSVVKGGSHYYSYSGHPRRRAADGGLDTQPKKVRKVPPGLPSSVYPPSSGDDYSRDTTAYPPTKTPSGTYPASFYVADGSLHPSAELWSPPGQVGFGPMLGGGSSPLPLPAGGGSSVGGSGSGGFGGLHQHERMGYQLHGAEVNGGLPAVSTFSSAPTGAYSSVSSHTPPVSGADSLLGSRGTTAGSSGDALGKALASIYSPDQSSNNFSSSPSTPVGSPQGLAGTSQWPRAGAPGALSPSYDGGLHGLQSKMEDHLDEAIHVLRSHAVGTAGDVHGLLPGHGPLASGFAGAVMPLGGRHAGLVGGSHSEDGLSSSGGLVHNHVALPDLSRPPDSYSDLGRGAAPGPGDIKREEQEDGENVAADTAEDEKKDLKAPRTRTRRLSGRRSAGWPITRGSGCGSETSMRLLRSWGACASCTSTVRSPRPNCSSCTRPCRSS, encoded by the exons GTCTCGAGGACCGGCCCAGTTCGGGCTCGTGGGGCACCGGCGAGCAGAACAGTTCCTCCTTCGACCCCAGCCGG ACCTACGGTGATGGCGCCCACTTCAGTGAGTCCCACGGCACCCTCGCTTCGTCCACATTCCTGGGACCTGGGCTCGGAG GCAAGGGCGGCGAGCGGGGCGCGTACACCCCCTTTGGGAGAGACGCAGGGGTCGGCAGCCTGACTCAG gcCAGCTTCCTGCCCAGCGAGCTGGCCCTCAGCAGCCCGGGGCCGCTGTCGCCCTCGGTTGTCAAAGGCGGGTCCCACTATTACTCCTACTCCGGTCACCCTCGGCGGAGAGCTGCAGATGGCGGCCTGG ACACGCAGCCCAAGAAAGTCCGGAAAGTGCCGCCGGGTCTCCCATCCTCG GTGTACCCACCCAGCTCAGGTGATGATTACAGCAGGGACACCACCGCCTACCCACCCACCAAGACCCCCAGCGGCACCTACCCTGCCTCCTTCTACGTGGCAG ACGGCAGCCTGCACCCCTCGGCCGAGCTCTGGAGCCCCCCAGGCCAGGTGGGCTTCGGGCCCATGCTGGGCGGGGGCTCATCCCCCCTGCCCCTCCCGGCAGGTGGCGGCAGCTCCGTGGGTGGCAGTGGCAGCGGTGGGTTTGGCGGCCTGCACCAGCACGAGCGCATG GGCTACCAGCTGCACGGAGCAGAGGTGAACGGCGGGCTCCCGGCTGTGTCCACCTTTTCCTCGGCCCCCACGGGCGCCTACAGCAGCGTCTCCAGCCACACACCCCCTGTCAGCGGGGCCGACAGCCTCCTGG GCTCCCGTGGAACCACGGCCGGCAGCTCTGGGGACGCCCTTGGGAAGGCGCTGGCCTCG ATCTACTCCCCAGACCAGTCAAGCAATAACTTCTCATCCAGCCCCTCCACCCCCGTGGGCTCCCCACAGGGCCTAGCAG GGACGTCACAGTGGCCTCGAGCAGGAGCCCCCGGTGCCTTATCGCCCAGCTACGATGGGGGTCTCCACGGCCTG CAGAGCAAGATGGAGGACCACCTGGACGAGGCCATCCACGTCCTCCGCAGCCACGCTGTGGGCACAGCGGGGGACGTGCACGGACTGCTACCCGGCCACGGGCCGCTGGCCTCAGGCTTTGCTGGCGCTGTCATGCCACTGGGCGGGCGGCATGctggcctg GTGGGCGGCAGCCACTCGGAGGACGGCCTCTCCAGCAGTGGCGGCCTCGTGCACAACCACGTGGCCCTCCCCGACCTCTCCCGGCCGCCTGACTCCTACAGCG ATCTCGGGCGCGGCGCCGCCCCAGGGCCCGGCGACATCAAGCGGGAGGAGCAGGAGGACGGAGAGAACGTGGCGGCCGACACCGCCGAGGACGAGAAGAAGGACCTCAAGGCCCCGCGCACCAGGACCAG AAGGCTGAGCGGGAGAAGGAGCGCCGGGTGGCCAATAACGCGCGGGAGCGGCTGCGGGTCCGAGACATCAATGAGGCTTTTAAGGAGCTGGGGCGCATGTGCCAGCTGCAcctcaacagtgagaagccccagACCAAACTGCTCATCCTGCACCAGGCCGTGTCGGTCATCCTGA
- the TCF3 gene encoding transcription factor E2-alpha isoform X4: MNQPQRMAPVGTDKELSDLLDFSMMFPLPVANGKSRPTSLAGAQFGSSGLEDRPSSGSWGTGEQNSSSFDPSRTYGDGAHFSESHGTLASSTFLGPGLGGKGGERGAYTPFGRDAGVGSLTQASFLPSELALSSPGPLSPSVVKGGSHYYSYSGHPRRRAADGGLDTQPKKVRKVPPGLPSSVYPPSSGDDYSRDTTAYPPTKTPSGTYPASFYVADGSLHPSAELWSPPGQVGFGPMLGGGSSPLPLPAGGGSSVGGSGSGGFGGLHQHERMGYQLHGAEVNGGLPAVSTFSSAPTGAYSSVSSHTPPVSGADSLLGSRGTTAGSSGDALGKALASIYSPDQSSNNFSSSPSTPVGSPQGLAGTSQWPRAGAPGALSPSYDGGLHGLQSKMEDHLDEAIHVLRSHAVGTAGDVHGLLPGHGPLASGFAGAVMPLGGRHAGLVGGSHSEDGLSSSGGLVHNHVALPDLSRPPDSYSDLGRGAAPGPGDIKREEQEDGENVAADTAEDEKKDLKAPRTRTSTEEVLSLEEKDLRDRERRMANNARERVRVRDINEAFRELGRMCQLHLKSDKAQTKLLILQQAVQVILGLEQQVRERNLNPKAACLKRREEEKVSGVVGDAQMVLSAAHPGLGEAHNPAGHM, from the exons GTCTCGAGGACCGGCCCAGTTCGGGCTCGTGGGGCACCGGCGAGCAGAACAGTTCCTCCTTCGACCCCAGCCGG ACCTACGGTGATGGCGCCCACTTCAGTGAGTCCCACGGCACCCTCGCTTCGTCCACATTCCTGGGACCTGGGCTCGGAG GCAAGGGCGGCGAGCGGGGCGCGTACACCCCCTTTGGGAGAGACGCAGGGGTCGGCAGCCTGACTCAG gcCAGCTTCCTGCCCAGCGAGCTGGCCCTCAGCAGCCCGGGGCCGCTGTCGCCCTCGGTTGTCAAAGGCGGGTCCCACTATTACTCCTACTCCGGTCACCCTCGGCGGAGAGCTGCAGATGGCGGCCTGG ACACGCAGCCCAAGAAAGTCCGGAAAGTGCCGCCGGGTCTCCCATCCTCG GTGTACCCACCCAGCTCAGGTGATGATTACAGCAGGGACACCACCGCCTACCCACCCACCAAGACCCCCAGCGGCACCTACCCTGCCTCCTTCTACGTGGCAG ACGGCAGCCTGCACCCCTCGGCCGAGCTCTGGAGCCCCCCAGGCCAGGTGGGCTTCGGGCCCATGCTGGGCGGGGGCTCATCCCCCCTGCCCCTCCCGGCAGGTGGCGGCAGCTCCGTGGGTGGCAGTGGCAGCGGTGGGTTTGGCGGCCTGCACCAGCACGAGCGCATG GGCTACCAGCTGCACGGAGCAGAGGTGAACGGCGGGCTCCCGGCTGTGTCCACCTTTTCCTCGGCCCCCACGGGCGCCTACAGCAGCGTCTCCAGCCACACACCCCCTGTCAGCGGGGCCGACAGCCTCCTGG GCTCCCGTGGAACCACGGCCGGCAGCTCTGGGGACGCCCTTGGGAAGGCGCTGGCCTCG ATCTACTCCCCAGACCAGTCAAGCAATAACTTCTCATCCAGCCCCTCCACCCCCGTGGGCTCCCCACAGGGCCTAGCAG GGACGTCACAGTGGCCTCGAGCAGGAGCCCCCGGTGCCTTATCGCCCAGCTACGATGGGGGTCTCCACGGCCTG CAGAGCAAGATGGAGGACCACCTGGACGAGGCCATCCACGTCCTCCGCAGCCACGCTGTGGGCACAGCGGGGGACGTGCACGGACTGCTACCCGGCCACGGGCCGCTGGCCTCAGGCTTTGCTGGCGCTGTCATGCCACTGGGCGGGCGGCATGctggcctg GTGGGCGGCAGCCACTCGGAGGACGGCCTCTCCAGCAGTGGCGGCCTCGTGCACAACCACGTGGCCCTCCCCGACCTCTCCCGGCCGCCTGACTCCTACAGCG ATCTCGGGCGCGGCGCCGCCCCAGGGCCCGGCGACATCAAGCGGGAGGAGCAGGAGGACGGAGAGAACGTGGCGGCCGACACCGCCGAGGACGAGAAGAAGGACCTCAAGGCCCCGCGCACCAGGACCAG TACGGAGGAGGTGCTGTCCCTGGAGGAGAAAGACCTGAGGGACCGGGAGAGGCGCATGGCCAATAACGCGCGGGAGCGGGTGCGCGTGCGGGACATTAACGAGGCCTTCCGGGAGCTGGGGCGCATGTGCCAGCTGCACCTCAAGTCGGACAAGGCGCAGACCAAGCTGCTCATCCTGCAGCAGGCCGTGCAGGTCATCCTGGGCCTGGAGCAGCAGGTGCGAG agcgTAACCTGAACCCCAAAGCGGCCTGCTTGAAGCGCCGAGAAGAGGAGAAGGTGTCCGGCGTGGTCGGAGATGCCCAGATGGTGCTGTCGGCCGCCCACCCAGGCCTGGGCGAGGCCCACAACCCTGCCGGGCACATGTGA
- the TCF3 gene encoding transcription factor E2-alpha isoform X2 — protein MNQPQRMAPVGTDKELSDLLDFSMMFPLPVANGKSRPTSLAGAQFGSSGLEDRPSSGSWGTGEQNSSSFDPSRTYGDGAHFSESHGTLASSTFLGPGLGGKGGERGAYTPFGRDAGVGSLTQASFLPSELALSSPGPLSPSVVKGGSHYYSYSGHPRRRAADGGLDTQPKKVRKVPPGLPSSVYPPSSGDDYSRDTTAYPPTKTPSGTYPASFYVADGSLHPSAELWSPPGQVGFGPMLGGGSSPLPLPAGGGSSVGGSGSGGFGGLHQHERMGYQLHGAEVNGGLPAVSTFSSAPTGAYSSVSSHTPPVSGADSLLGSRGTTAGSSGDALGKALASIYSPDQSSNNFSSSPSTPVGSPQGLAGTSQWPRAGAPGALSPSYDGGLHGLSKMEDHLDEAIHVLRSHAVGTAGDVHGLLPGHGPLASGFAGAVMPLGGRHAGLVGGSHSEDGLSSSGGLVHNHVALPDLSRPPDSYSDLGRGAAPGPGDIKREEQEDGENVAADTAEDEKKDLKAPRTRTSPDEDEDDLLPPEQKAEREKERRVANNARERLRVRDINEAFKELGRMCQLHLNSEKPQTKLLILHQAVSVILNLEQQVRERNLNPKAACLKRREEEKVSGVVGDAQMVLSAAHPGLGEAHNPAGHM, from the exons GTCTCGAGGACCGGCCCAGTTCGGGCTCGTGGGGCACCGGCGAGCAGAACAGTTCCTCCTTCGACCCCAGCCGG ACCTACGGTGATGGCGCCCACTTCAGTGAGTCCCACGGCACCCTCGCTTCGTCCACATTCCTGGGACCTGGGCTCGGAG GCAAGGGCGGCGAGCGGGGCGCGTACACCCCCTTTGGGAGAGACGCAGGGGTCGGCAGCCTGACTCAG gcCAGCTTCCTGCCCAGCGAGCTGGCCCTCAGCAGCCCGGGGCCGCTGTCGCCCTCGGTTGTCAAAGGCGGGTCCCACTATTACTCCTACTCCGGTCACCCTCGGCGGAGAGCTGCAGATGGCGGCCTGG ACACGCAGCCCAAGAAAGTCCGGAAAGTGCCGCCGGGTCTCCCATCCTCG GTGTACCCACCCAGCTCAGGTGATGATTACAGCAGGGACACCACCGCCTACCCACCCACCAAGACCCCCAGCGGCACCTACCCTGCCTCCTTCTACGTGGCAG ACGGCAGCCTGCACCCCTCGGCCGAGCTCTGGAGCCCCCCAGGCCAGGTGGGCTTCGGGCCCATGCTGGGCGGGGGCTCATCCCCCCTGCCCCTCCCGGCAGGTGGCGGCAGCTCCGTGGGTGGCAGTGGCAGCGGTGGGTTTGGCGGCCTGCACCAGCACGAGCGCATG GGCTACCAGCTGCACGGAGCAGAGGTGAACGGCGGGCTCCCGGCTGTGTCCACCTTTTCCTCGGCCCCCACGGGCGCCTACAGCAGCGTCTCCAGCCACACACCCCCTGTCAGCGGGGCCGACAGCCTCCTGG GCTCCCGTGGAACCACGGCCGGCAGCTCTGGGGACGCCCTTGGGAAGGCGCTGGCCTCG ATCTACTCCCCAGACCAGTCAAGCAATAACTTCTCATCCAGCCCCTCCACCCCCGTGGGCTCCCCACAGGGCCTAGCAG GGACGTCACAGTGGCCTCGAGCAGGAGCCCCCGGTGCCTTATCGCCCAGCTACGATGGGGGTCTCCACGGCCTG AGCAAGATGGAGGACCACCTGGACGAGGCCATCCACGTCCTCCGCAGCCACGCTGTGGGCACAGCGGGGGACGTGCACGGACTGCTACCCGGCCACGGGCCGCTGGCCTCAGGCTTTGCTGGCGCTGTCATGCCACTGGGCGGGCGGCATGctggcctg GTGGGCGGCAGCCACTCGGAGGACGGCCTCTCCAGCAGTGGCGGCCTCGTGCACAACCACGTGGCCCTCCCCGACCTCTCCCGGCCGCCTGACTCCTACAGCG ATCTCGGGCGCGGCGCCGCCCCAGGGCCCGGCGACATCAAGCGGGAGGAGCAGGAGGACGGAGAGAACGTGGCGGCCGACACCGCCGAGGACGAGAAGAAGGACCTCAAGGCCCCGCGCACCAGGACCAG CCcggacgaggacgaggacgacCTTCTCCCCCCAGAGCAGAAGGCTGAGCGGGAGAAGGAGCGCCGGGTGGCCAATAACGCGCGGGAGCGGCTGCGGGTCCGAGACATCAATGAGGCTTTTAAGGAGCTGGGGCGCATGTGCCAGCTGCAcctcaacagtgagaagccccagACCAAACTGCTCATCCTGCACCAGGCCGTGTCGGTCATCCTGAACCTGGAGCAGCAGGTGCGAG agcgTAACCTGAACCCCAAAGCGGCCTGCTTGAAGCGCCGAGAAGAGGAGAAGGTGTCCGGCGTGGTCGGAGATGCCCAGATGGTGCTGTCGGCCGCCCACCCAGGCCTGGGCGAGGCCCACAACCCTGCCGGGCACATGTGA